A section of the Caballeronia sp. M1242 genome encodes:
- the map gene encoding type I methionyl aminopeptidase: MAITLKTPADIEKLRISGRMAAEVLAMIAEHVRPGVTTDELDAICNRFIVNELKAVPANVGYMGFPKTVCTSVNHVVCHGIPGPKELKDGDIINIDVAIIKDGYFGDTSRMYYAGTPGKEARRLTETTYEAMLAGIREVRPGATLGDIGFAIQSVAHREGFSVVREYCGHGIGRVYHEDPQVLHYGQKGAGLRLKPGLVFTIEPMINAGRAATQQSRDGWTVTTKDRSLSAQWEHMVAVTDDGYEVLTPWPDGTGAYQMP, from the coding sequence ATGGCCATCACGCTCAAGACCCCCGCCGACATCGAAAAGTTGCGCATCTCTGGCCGCATGGCCGCCGAAGTTCTCGCGATGATCGCCGAACACGTCCGCCCCGGCGTCACCACGGACGAACTCGACGCCATCTGCAACCGGTTCATCGTCAACGAACTCAAGGCCGTGCCGGCTAATGTCGGCTATATGGGCTTTCCGAAGACCGTCTGCACCTCGGTGAATCATGTCGTCTGCCACGGCATACCGGGACCGAAGGAACTGAAAGACGGCGACATCATCAACATCGACGTCGCCATCATCAAGGACGGCTACTTCGGCGACACGAGCCGCATGTATTACGCGGGCACGCCCGGCAAGGAAGCGCGCCGCCTCACCGAGACGACCTACGAAGCGATGCTCGCAGGCATCCGCGAGGTGCGTCCCGGCGCGACGCTCGGCGATATCGGCTTCGCGATTCAGTCGGTCGCGCATCGCGAAGGCTTTTCGGTCGTGCGGGAGTACTGCGGGCACGGCATCGGGCGTGTGTATCACGAGGACCCGCAAGTGCTGCACTACGGGCAGAAGGGCGCCGGTCTGCGACTGAAGCCGGGCCTCGTCTTCACCATCGAGCCGATGATCAACGCGGGCCGCGCGGCCACGCAGCAATCGCGCGACGGCTGGACGGTAACCACCAAGGACCGGTCGCTCTCCGCGCAGTGGGAGCACATGGTCGCCGTCACCGACGACGGCTACGAGGTCCTCACGCCGTGGCCGGACGGCACGGGCGCGTATCAGATGCCGTGA
- the cytX gene encoding putative hydroxymethylpyrimidine transporter CytX codes for MQQENDSTYAPLVPVPAERRAFGVSDAFALWFSLGIGLLVAQAGALLVPGLSLPHALAAIAIGTVIGVVLLALAGVVGTDTGLAAMSSLRPTLGVRGASVPAVLNAVQLVGWGSFEIIVMRDSADALAKQSFHLSMPLVWTLLFGALATLLAVSGPLSFVRRFLRTWGIWLLLGGAGWLTWNLLSKHDLAALMARPGTGEMAFGAGIDLVVAMPLSWLPLIADYTRFGRSASGTFRGTLLGYGIANLWFYALGAVYGLAAGGGDTLLTVALAQAGGGIALLLILIDEIDNAFADIHSAAVSTGTFWARASVPMLSAAFGALCTLVALVVAMGKYQNFLLLIGSVFAPLFGVVLADHFIVRKRRVDAAAVGRIDGRYGYSGGWHVSAFIAWAVGIAVYHAINAWLPNLGATLPALALGAVCYLLLVSTRRAAVAS; via the coding sequence ATGCAGCAAGAGAACGACTCCACCTACGCGCCGCTCGTGCCGGTGCCCGCCGAGCGCCGCGCCTTCGGGGTGAGCGATGCCTTCGCTTTGTGGTTCTCGCTCGGCATCGGCCTGCTCGTCGCGCAGGCGGGCGCGCTTCTGGTGCCGGGCCTCTCGCTGCCGCACGCGCTCGCCGCGATCGCCATCGGCACGGTGATCGGCGTCGTGCTGCTGGCGCTCGCGGGCGTGGTCGGCACGGATACCGGGCTCGCGGCCATGTCCTCGCTGCGCCCGACGCTCGGCGTGCGCGGCGCGTCGGTGCCCGCCGTGCTCAATGCCGTGCAACTGGTCGGCTGGGGGTCGTTCGAGATCATCGTGATGCGCGATTCCGCCGACGCGCTCGCCAAACAATCCTTCCATCTCTCGATGCCGCTCGTCTGGACGCTCCTCTTCGGCGCGCTTGCGACGCTGCTCGCGGTGAGCGGGCCGCTCTCGTTCGTGCGGCGCTTCTTGCGCACATGGGGCATCTGGCTCCTGCTCGGCGGGGCCGGCTGGCTGACGTGGAATCTGCTGTCGAAGCACGATCTCGCCGCGCTGATGGCGCGCCCCGGCACCGGCGAAATGGCGTTCGGCGCGGGCATCGACCTCGTGGTGGCGATGCCGCTGTCGTGGCTGCCGCTCATCGCCGATTACACGCGCTTCGGCCGCAGCGCGAGCGGCACGTTTCGCGGCACGCTGCTCGGCTACGGCATCGCGAATCTTTGGTTCTATGCGCTCGGCGCGGTGTATGGGCTGGCGGCGGGCGGCGGCGACACGCTGCTCACCGTCGCGCTCGCGCAGGCGGGCGGCGGCATTGCGCTGCTGCTGATTCTGATCGATGAAATCGACAACGCCTTCGCCGACATTCACTCGGCGGCCGTGTCTACCGGCACGTTCTGGGCGCGCGCGAGCGTGCCGATGCTGTCGGCGGCGTTCGGCGCGCTGTGCACGCTGGTCGCGCTCGTCGTGGCGATGGGCAAGTATCAGAACTTCCTGCTCTTGATCGGCTCGGTGTTCGCGCCGCTTTTCGGCGTCGTGCTGGCGGACCACTTCATCGTGCGGAAGCGCCGCGTGGATGCCGCCGCGGTCGGCCGTATAGACGGGCGCTACGGCTACTCGGGCGGCTGGCACGTGAGCGCGTTCATCGCGTGGGCGGTCGGCATCGCTGTCTATCACGCCATCAACGCATGGTTGCCGAATCTCGGCGCGACGCTGCCGGCGCTCGCGCTCGGCGCGGTGTGCTATCTGCTGCTGGTATCGACGCGGCGGGCTGCGGTCGCTTCGTGA
- the serS gene encoding serine--tRNA ligase, with the protein MLDIQLLRKDLDGVAKRLADRGYTLDVAAFAALEAERREIQTRTEELQARRNSLSKQIGAMKGRGEDTSAVMAEVSGIGDTMKESAAKLEDIQKRLSDLMLTVPNLPHESVPVGQDETQNVEVRRWGAPRAFDFEVKDHVDVGAPLGLDFETGAKLSGARFTLLRGPIARLHRALAQFMIDTHTEQHGYTEAYTPYIVNPEILYGTGQLPKFADDMFRVEKGGDENTVTQYLISTSEISLTNTVRDSILEASALPVKLTAHSPCFRSEAGSYGRDTRGLIRQHQFDKVEMVQVVAPEHSYAALDEMVGQAEAILQKLELPYRVITLCTGDMGFSAAKTFDLEVWLPAQNTYREISSCSNTEAFQARRMQARFRNAQNKPEFVHTLNGSGLAVGRTLVAVLENFQNADGSVTIPAALRPYMRGAERIEAPAA; encoded by the coding sequence ATGCTCGACATTCAACTCCTCCGCAAAGACCTGGACGGCGTCGCGAAGCGCCTCGCCGATCGGGGCTACACGCTCGACGTCGCCGCCTTCGCCGCGCTCGAAGCCGAGCGCCGCGAGATACAGACGCGCACCGAAGAACTGCAGGCGCGCCGCAATAGCCTGTCGAAGCAGATCGGCGCGATGAAGGGCCGCGGCGAGGACACGTCGGCGGTGATGGCGGAAGTGAGCGGCATCGGCGACACGATGAAGGAATCGGCGGCGAAGCTCGAAGACATTCAGAAGCGCCTGTCGGACCTCATGCTGACGGTGCCGAACTTGCCGCATGAAAGCGTGCCCGTCGGCCAGGACGAGACGCAGAACGTCGAAGTGCGGCGCTGGGGCGCGCCGCGCGCGTTCGACTTCGAGGTCAAGGACCACGTGGACGTCGGCGCGCCGCTCGGACTCGATTTCGAGACCGGCGCGAAACTCTCGGGCGCGCGCTTCACGCTGCTGCGCGGGCCGATTGCGCGGCTGCATCGCGCGCTCGCGCAGTTCATGATCGACACGCATACGGAACAGCACGGCTACACCGAGGCGTACACGCCGTACATCGTGAACCCGGAGATTCTCTACGGCACGGGCCAGTTGCCGAAATTCGCCGACGACATGTTCCGCGTGGAGAAGGGCGGCGACGAGAATACGGTCACGCAGTACCTCATTTCGACGTCCGAGATTTCGCTGACGAATACGGTGCGCGACAGCATTCTCGAAGCGAGCGCGCTGCCGGTGAAGCTGACGGCGCATTCGCCGTGCTTCCGCTCGGAGGCGGGTTCGTACGGTCGCGATACGCGTGGCCTCATTCGCCAGCATCAGTTCGACAAAGTGGAGATGGTGCAGGTCGTCGCGCCCGAACACTCGTACGCGGCGCTCGACGAGATGGTCGGCCAGGCCGAAGCCATTTTGCAGAAGCTCGAACTGCCGTATCGCGTGATCACGCTCTGCACGGGCGACATGGGTTTCTCGGCAGCGAAGACGTTCGATCTGGAAGTGTGGCTGCCGGCGCAGAACACGTATCGCGAGATCTCGAGCTGCTCGAACACCGAAGCGTTCCAGGCGCGGCGCATGCAGGCGCGCTTTCGCAACGCGCAGAACAAGCCGGAGTTCGTGCACACGCTCAACGGATCGGGGCTCGCGGTCGGCCGTACGCTCGTCGCCGTGCTGGAGAACTTCCAGAATGCGGACGGCTCAGTGACCATTCCGGCCGCGCTGCGTCCCTACATGCGCGGCGCGGAGCGGATTGAAGCGCCGGCTGCGTGA
- the minC gene encoding septum site-determining protein MinC: MSLNKTPFFELRSGSVDTLLFVVKTPDLDALRTELTRRFEATPEFFANDVVAIDVRRLAASGNGGEGERISLADLEALLKSVRMRPVGVVALPAQTWAIQWANAGGLPILEARDRRGAPKPSVDEAKPNTEAAAVIEAAVAKEPPPAVPQPATIIDRPLRSGQQVYAKGDLIVLGLVSYGAEVIAEGNIHVYAPLRGRALAGVHGNLDARIFCTCLEPELISIAGIYRTTENPLPADVASKPVQIWLDEEKLMIEPLRLT, from the coding sequence ATGTCGCTCAACAAAACGCCCTTCTTCGAACTGCGCAGCGGCTCCGTCGACACGCTTCTCTTCGTCGTCAAGACTCCAGACCTCGATGCCCTGCGCACCGAACTCACGCGGCGCTTCGAGGCGACTCCCGAATTCTTTGCTAATGATGTCGTCGCCATCGACGTGCGGCGTCTCGCGGCTTCGGGCAATGGCGGCGAAGGCGAACGCATCTCGCTCGCGGACCTCGAAGCGCTGCTCAAGAGTGTGCGCATGCGGCCGGTTGGCGTCGTCGCGCTGCCCGCGCAGACGTGGGCGATTCAATGGGCGAACGCGGGCGGCCTGCCGATTCTCGAAGCACGCGATCGCCGCGGCGCGCCGAAGCCCTCGGTGGACGAAGCCAAGCCCAACACCGAAGCCGCAGCCGTCATCGAAGCGGCTGTCGCCAAGGAACCGCCGCCGGCCGTTCCGCAACCGGCGACCATCATCGACCGGCCGCTGCGCTCCGGGCAGCAGGTTTACGCGAAGGGCGATCTCATCGTGCTCGGGCTCGTGTCGTACGGGGCGGAAGTCATCGCGGAAGGCAACATCCACGTCTATGCGCCGCTGCGGGGCCGCGCGCTCGCCGGCGTGCACGGCAATCTCGACGCGCGCATCTTCTGCACGTGTCTCGAACCGGAACTGATCTCCATCGCGGGGATCTACCGGACGACCGAAAACCCGCTGCCCGCCGACGTGGCGAGCAAGCCCGTGCAAA
- the lolA gene encoding outer membrane lipoprotein chaperone LolA — MKQYTGKKALGAALLSASMLFASHAFASGTEQLKMFVSQVHAARGDFTQQEVKAPGKVNNGASSTTTPTKGATSSGTFMFARPGKFIWSYEKPYSQLLQADGDKLYVYDKDLNQVTVRNLGGALGASPAAILFGSNDLEKNFTLRDAGMKGGIDWLELTPKAKDTQFQTVGIGFKDGNLEAMELHDVFGNVTLLTFSNIQKNPPVKADTFKFSVPKGADVING; from the coding sequence ATGAAGCAGTACACGGGGAAGAAGGCACTCGGCGCGGCGCTGCTGTCGGCGTCGATGCTGTTTGCATCGCACGCATTCGCGAGCGGCACCGAGCAGTTGAAGATGTTCGTGTCGCAAGTTCACGCGGCGCGCGGCGACTTCACGCAGCAGGAAGTGAAGGCGCCCGGCAAGGTCAACAACGGCGCGAGCAGCACCACGACGCCGACCAAGGGCGCGACATCGAGCGGCACGTTCATGTTCGCGCGGCCCGGCAAGTTCATCTGGTCCTACGAAAAGCCGTATTCGCAGTTGTTGCAGGCTGACGGCGACAAGCTCTACGTCTACGACAAGGACCTGAACCAGGTGACGGTGCGCAATCTCGGCGGCGCGCTCGGCGCAAGCCCGGCGGCCATTCTCTTCGGCAGCAACGATCTGGAGAAGAACTTCACGTTGCGCGATGCGGGCATGAAGGGCGGCATCGACTGGCTCGAACTCACGCCGAAGGCGAAGGACACGCAGTTCCAGACGGTCGGCATCGGCTTCAAGGACGGCAATCTCGAAGCGATGGAACTGCACGACGTATTCGGCAATGTGACGCTGCTCACGTTCTCGAACATCCAGAAGAATCCGCCGGTCAAGGCCGACACCTTCAAGTTCAGCGTGCCGAAAGGCGCGGATGTCATCAACGGATGA
- a CDS encoding replication-associated recombination protein A, whose translation MFEENRGTVPLAERLRPRTIDEVIGQKHLLGPSKPLRVAFESGEAHSMILWGPPGVGKTTLARLMAAAFDAEFISLSAVLSGVKDIREAVETAQIHRANGRQTLVFVDEVHRFNKSQQDAFLPHVESGLFVFVGATTENPSFEVNSALLSRAAVYVLKSLDADELKELLERATAELGGLTFTDEAREALVGSADGDGRKLLNNLEIVARAAAQQKKTEVDGALLGSALAENLRRFDKGGDAFYDQISALHKSVRGSNPDAALYWFCRMLDGGADPRYLVRRIVRMAWEDIGLADPRGARIALDAAETYERLGTPEGELAVAQALIYLAVAPKSNAGYNAYNEARRFVSRDQSRGVPVHLRNAPTKLMKELGYGHEYRYAHDEPDAYAAGETYLPDGMRDPHWYQPTPRGLEGKIGEKLARLSELDEAWRREHPDPKKR comes from the coding sequence ATGTTCGAAGAAAACCGTGGCACCGTTCCGCTCGCGGAGCGTCTGCGTCCCCGCACCATCGACGAAGTCATCGGGCAGAAGCATCTGCTCGGGCCGAGCAAGCCGCTGCGCGTCGCGTTCGAGTCGGGCGAGGCGCACTCGATGATTCTGTGGGGCCCGCCCGGCGTCGGCAAGACCACGCTCGCGCGCCTCATGGCAGCAGCCTTCGACGCCGAGTTCATCTCGCTGTCGGCGGTGCTCTCCGGCGTGAAGGACATCCGCGAGGCGGTCGAGACGGCGCAGATTCATCGCGCGAACGGGCGGCAGACGCTCGTGTTCGTCGACGAGGTGCATCGCTTCAACAAGAGCCAGCAGGATGCGTTCTTGCCGCACGTCGAGTCGGGGCTTTTCGTGTTCGTCGGCGCGACGACGGAGAATCCGTCGTTCGAAGTGAACAGCGCGTTGTTGTCGCGCGCGGCCGTATATGTGCTGAAGAGTCTCGATGCCGACGAGCTGAAGGAACTGCTCGAACGGGCGACGGCCGAGCTCGGCGGACTGACGTTCACGGACGAAGCGCGCGAGGCGCTCGTCGGTTCGGCCGACGGCGACGGCCGCAAACTGCTGAACAATCTGGAGATCGTCGCGCGGGCGGCGGCGCAGCAGAAGAAGACCGAGGTGGACGGCGCGCTGCTCGGCAGCGCGCTTGCCGAAAATCTGCGCCGTTTCGACAAGGGCGGCGACGCGTTCTACGACCAGATCAGCGCGCTGCACAAGTCGGTGCGCGGCAGCAATCCGGACGCTGCGCTGTACTGGTTCTGCCGAATGCTCGACGGCGGCGCGGACCCGCGTTATCTCGTGCGGCGCATTGTACGCATGGCGTGGGAGGACATCGGGCTCGCCGACCCGCGCGGCGCGCGCATCGCGCTCGACGCCGCCGAAACGTACGAGCGTCTCGGCACGCCGGAAGGCGAACTCGCGGTCGCGCAGGCGCTCATTTATCTCGCCGTCGCGCCGAAATCGAACGCGGGCTACAACGCGTACAACGAGGCGCGGCGTTTCGTCAGCCGGGACCAGTCGCGCGGCGTGCCGGTGCATCTGCGCAACGCGCCGACCAAGCTGATGAAAGAACTCGGCTACGGTCACGAGTACCGCTACGCGCACGACGAGCCGGACGCGTACGCCGCGGGCGAAACGTATCTGCCGGACGGCATGCGCGATCCGCACTGGTATCAGCCGACGCCGCGTGGCCTCGAAGGGAAGATCGGCGAAAAGCTCGCGCGGCTTTCCGAGCTCGACGAAGCCTGGCGCCGCGAGCATCCGGACCCGAAGAAGCGTTAA
- a CDS encoding GNAT family N-acetyltransferase, producing the protein MSPSLTVSRIAAQQGSVLRELRTASLREAPYAFGETLEDALLVDPASFDQTAALHASSPRLATFLLYTEGHPAGLVHAYIEESGDKRAFVSALWVAPAVRHLRGGELLVNVASQWLAEQGVSEVHAWIADENRTAMRFYERLGFGPTGDRRAMPPSEQEAESLYVRHVKPGHDA; encoded by the coding sequence ATGAGTCCCTCACTGACCGTCAGCCGCATTGCCGCGCAACAGGGTTCGGTCCTGCGCGAGCTTCGCACGGCGTCGCTGCGCGAAGCGCCCTACGCGTTCGGCGAGACGCTCGAAGATGCACTGCTTGTCGATCCCGCATCGTTCGATCAGACCGCCGCGCTGCACGCCAGCTCGCCCCGGCTCGCGACGTTTCTGCTGTACACCGAAGGTCATCCCGCAGGGCTCGTGCATGCGTACATCGAGGAGAGCGGCGACAAGCGCGCGTTCGTGAGCGCGCTGTGGGTCGCGCCGGCCGTGCGTCATCTGCGCGGCGGTGAACTGCTCGTAAACGTCGCGTCGCAATGGCTCGCCGAGCAGGGCGTATCCGAAGTGCATGCCTGGATCGCCGATGAAAACCGCACCGCGATGCGCTTCTACGAACGGCTCGGCTTCGGTCCCACGGGCGATCGCCGCGCCATGCCTCCGAGCGAGCAGGAAGCCGAATCGCTCTACGTGCGTCACGTGAAGCCCGGACACGACGCCTGA
- a CDS encoding DNA translocase FtsK produces MAKASYSASPQALPHRMSRLFTEIRWILQVALGLFLVMALISYSRKDPSWTHAVSVDHISNWAGRVGAYTSDILLLVFGLSSYWLVVLLGRRIVANYRRIAEPAAQASSDDENAPRDRTWLAEAFAFVLVLLATDGIEALRMWSLKVPLPRAPGGVVGDMIARHVSHALGFTGATLFLLIALAIGLSLYFRFSWLSVCEKVGEGILNAITGAQLRREAGRDRKLGEEAASKREGKVVRSRVKSEDHEPIVIVPPVATPPRSERVEKEKQVPLFADLPGDSTLPAIALLDPPPKTQETIAADTLEYTSRLIEKKLKDFGVEVSVVAAYPGPVVTRYEIEPATGVKGSQIVGLAKDLARSLSLVSIRVVETIPGKNYMALELPNQRRQTVKLSEILGSEVYAAAASPLTMGLGKDIGGNPVCADLAKMPHLLVAGTTGSGKSVGINAMILSLLYKASAEQVRLILIDPKMLEMSVYEGIPHLLCPVVTDMRQAGHALNWAVAEMERRYKLMSKMGVRNLASFNSKIDEAKKRDEKIPNPFSLTPDDPEPLTRLPNIVVVIDELADLMMVVGKKVEELIARIAQKARAAGIHLILATQRPSVDVITGLIKANVPTRMAFQVSSKIDSRTILDQQGAESLLGMGDMLYLPPGSGLPVRVHGAFVSDEEVHRVVDKLKEHGEPNYIEGILEGGLAGEGDEGAAGAGGTGSTDGESDPLYDQAVEVVIKNRRASISLVQRHLRIGYNRAARLLEQMENSGLVSAMSSNGNREILTPARESE; encoded by the coding sequence ATGGCCAAAGCATCCTATTCCGCGAGCCCGCAGGCGTTGCCGCACCGCATGTCGCGGCTCTTCACCGAGATTCGCTGGATTCTCCAGGTCGCCCTCGGGCTCTTCCTCGTCATGGCGCTCATTTCGTACAGCCGGAAAGATCCGAGCTGGACGCACGCGGTGAGCGTCGATCACATTTCCAACTGGGCCGGGCGCGTCGGCGCGTACACGTCGGACATTCTGCTGCTGGTGTTCGGGCTGTCGTCGTACTGGCTCGTCGTGCTGCTCGGGCGGCGCATCGTCGCGAATTACCGGCGCATCGCGGAGCCGGCGGCGCAAGCATCGTCGGACGATGAAAACGCGCCGCGCGACCGCACCTGGCTTGCCGAAGCGTTCGCATTCGTGCTCGTGCTGCTCGCAACGGACGGCATCGAGGCGCTGCGCATGTGGTCGCTCAAGGTGCCGCTGCCGCGCGCGCCGGGCGGCGTGGTCGGCGACATGATCGCGCGTCACGTGTCGCATGCGCTCGGCTTCACGGGCGCGACGCTGTTTCTGCTGATTGCGCTCGCCATCGGTCTGTCGCTGTATTTCCGCTTCTCGTGGCTCTCGGTGTGCGAGAAGGTCGGCGAGGGCATTCTCAATGCCATTACCGGCGCGCAACTGCGCCGCGAAGCGGGCCGCGATCGCAAGCTCGGCGAAGAAGCCGCATCGAAGCGCGAAGGCAAGGTCGTGCGTTCGCGCGTGAAGAGCGAGGATCACGAGCCGATCGTGATCGTGCCGCCGGTCGCGACGCCGCCGCGCTCGGAGCGCGTCGAGAAGGAAAAGCAGGTGCCGCTTTTCGCCGATTTGCCGGGCGATTCCACGTTGCCGGCCATCGCGTTGCTGGATCCGCCGCCGAAGACGCAGGAAACCATTGCCGCCGATACGCTCGAATACACGTCGCGCCTGATCGAGAAGAAGCTGAAGGACTTCGGCGTCGAAGTGAGCGTGGTCGCGGCGTATCCTGGGCCGGTCGTCACGCGCTATGAAATCGAGCCGGCGACGGGCGTGAAGGGCAGCCAGATCGTCGGGCTCGCGAAGGATCTGGCGCGCTCGCTGTCGCTGGTGTCGATTCGCGTGGTCGAGACGATTCCGGGCAAGAACTACATGGCGCTGGAGTTGCCGAATCAGCGCCGCCAGACGGTCAAGCTCTCCGAGATTCTCGGTTCCGAAGTCTACGCGGCGGCGGCCTCGCCGCTCACGATGGGCCTCGGCAAGGACATCGGCGGCAATCCGGTCTGCGCCGATTTGGCGAAAATGCCGCACTTGCTCGTCGCGGGCACGACGGGTTCGGGCAAGTCGGTCGGCATCAACGCGATGATCCTCTCGCTGCTCTACAAGGCGAGCGCGGAGCAGGTGCGGCTCATCCTGATCGATCCGAAGATGCTCGAAATGAGCGTCTACGAAGGCATTCCTCATCTGCTGTGCCCGGTCGTCACCGACATGCGGCAGGCCGGTCACGCGCTGAACTGGGCCGTCGCCGAGATGGAGCGCCGCTACAAGCTGATGAGCAAGATGGGCGTGCGCAATCTCGCGAGCTTCAACTCGAAGATCGACGAAGCGAAGAAACGCGACGAGAAGATCCCGAATCCGTTCAGCCTGACGCCCGACGATCCTGAGCCGCTCACGCGCCTGCCGAACATCGTCGTGGTGATCGACGAACTCGCCGATCTGATGATGGTCGTCGGCAAGAAGGTGGAAGAACTCATCGCGCGTATCGCGCAGAAGGCGCGGGCGGCGGGCATCCATCTGATTCTCGCGACGCAGCGCCCGTCGGTGGACGTAATCACCGGCCTCATCAAGGCGAACGTGCCGACGCGCATGGCGTTTCAGGTGTCGTCGAAGATCGACTCTCGCACGATTCTCGATCAGCAGGGCGCCGAATCGCTGCTCGGCATGGGCGACATGCTTTATCTGCCGCCGGGGTCGGGCCTGCCGGTGCGCGTGCACGGCGCGTTCGTGTCGGACGAGGAAGTGCATCGCGTGGTCGACAAGCTGAAGGAGCACGGCGAGCCGAATTACATCGAAGGCATTCTTGAAGGCGGCCTGGCGGGCGAGGGCGACGAAGGCGCGGCGGGCGCGGGCGGAACCGGCTCGACCGATGGCGAGTCCGATCCTTTGTACGATCAGGCGGTCGAGGTCGTGATCAAGAACCGGCGCGCGTCGATTTCGCTCGTGCAGCGGCACTTGCGCATCGGCTATAACCGCGCCGCGCGCCTCTTGGAGCAAATGGAGAATTCGGGTCTCGTGTCCGCCATGTCGTCGAACGGCAACCGCGAGATCCTCACGCCCGCGCGCGAGTCGGAATAG